One Fibrobacter sp. UBA4297 DNA window includes the following coding sequences:
- a CDS encoding flavodoxin, which produces MAAEKKILVVYYSRADENYSVGNISKGNTAIIAEMIAKKTGGTLLHVEPAKEYPKGYDDCINVAKKELAQDARPAIKPVNVNPEEFDEIYVGYPVWWGEMPMPMFTFFEKYNLKGKTIHPFVTHEGSGLSGVARLKKVTGANVTAGLAIYGHVAQNEREKAQKEVDKWVK; this is translated from the coding sequence ATGGCAGCAGAAAAGAAAATCCTCGTCGTTTACTATTCCCGCGCTGACGAAAACTACTCCGTCGGGAACATTTCCAAGGGCAATACCGCAATCATTGCCGAGATGATTGCGAAAAAGACGGGCGGCACGCTTTTGCACGTGGAACCCGCGAAGGAATACCCCAAGGGCTACGACGACTGCATCAACGTGGCCAAGAAGGAGCTTGCGCAGGACGCGCGCCCGGCCATCAAGCCGGTGAACGTGAACCCCGAAGAATTCGACGAAATCTACGTCGGCTATCCGGTGTGGTGGGGCGAGATGCCCATGCCCATGTTCACCTTCTTCGAGAAGTATAACCTGAAGGGCAAGACAATTCACCCGTTCGTGACCCACGAAGGCAGCGGCCTTTCGGGTGTTGCCCGCCTCAAGAAAGTGACCGGCGCGAACGTGACTGCGGGCCTCGCCATCTACGGACACGTGGCCCAGAACGAACGCGAAAAAGCCCAG